A single Sphingopyxis chilensis DNA region contains:
- a CDS encoding ComEC/Rec2 family competence protein: MSIDSIDYRYHAVGQGLFASGALVERGPMRARFRWVYDCRTVSGNQLVIDGINDMASLNDSRQRLDLVTISHFDKDHISGLAELLGHFPVDTLMLPYATLAARLALAFAQGVTSSDPVFRLFADPVGYIRALDGGRRIGRILFVPPSDGEAVPPPPDAPEEMPGIDGEEGDFELRLDTEALGDTEASELMIDGDADQSPRAELLRRGGRLRVEGLWEFVPYNNADLLPPDLEDFARAVGILREELLAAAAAWRAGQGTPGSVHTAVATLKLCYDARFGSDAVARNLISLFLYAGPLPGLRLHDRNSLVAYQPGNHRHWDHPRRVAQLFSGDGYLDSRERLDALVRHFSEVRIDRVGIFQVMHHGAGRNWHKGVAGRLAPLISVFSSDPERGNTYHPKADVLRDFWSYGPTQVDLRSSLHVEVG; encoded by the coding sequence ATGAGCATCGACAGCATCGATTATCGGTATCACGCGGTGGGTCAGGGTCTCTTCGCATCCGGCGCGCTGGTAGAACGGGGGCCGATGCGCGCGCGCTTCCGCTGGGTTTATGATTGCCGCACCGTGTCGGGGAACCAGCTCGTCATCGACGGTATCAACGATATGGCCTCGCTCAATGATAGCAGGCAGCGTCTCGATCTCGTCACCATCTCGCATTTCGACAAGGATCATATCAGCGGCCTTGCCGAGCTGCTGGGGCATTTCCCGGTAGATACGCTTATGCTTCCCTATGCGACGCTGGCCGCCCGGCTGGCGCTCGCTTTCGCGCAGGGCGTCACCTCGTCCGATCCCGTCTTCCGGCTGTTCGCCGATCCGGTCGGCTATATCCGGGCACTGGATGGAGGGCGGCGGATCGGCCGTATCCTCTTCGTCCCGCCCTCCGACGGCGAGGCAGTGCCGCCGCCGCCCGACGCACCGGAGGAGATGCCGGGGATCGACGGCGAGGAAGGCGATTTCGAATTGCGGCTCGATACCGAGGCGCTCGGCGATACAGAAGCGTCAGAATTGATGATCGATGGCGATGCTGACCAAAGTCCGCGGGCGGAGTTGCTGCGGCGCGGCGGGCGATTGCGGGTCGAGGGGCTATGGGAGTTCGTGCCCTATAACAACGCCGACCTGCTGCCACCCGATCTTGAGGATTTCGCCCGGGCCGTGGGCATCCTCCGAGAGGAACTTTTGGCGGCGGCGGCGGCCTGGCGGGCGGGCCAGGGCACGCCCGGCAGTGTCCACACCGCGGTCGCGACGTTGAAACTCTGTTACGATGCCCGATTTGGCTCCGACGCCGTAGCGCGAAATTTGATCTCGCTGTTCCTCTATGCGGGCCCGCTTCCCGGATTGCGTCTTCACGACCGGAACAGCCTTGTCGCTTATCAGCCGGGAAATCATCGTCACTGGGACCACCCTCGACGCGTCGCGCAGCTATTCTCGGGCGACGGCTACCTCGACAGTCGCGAGCGACTCGATGCGCTTGTGCGGCATTTTTCGGAAGTACGGATCGACCGGGTCGGCATCTTCCAGGTCATGCATCACGGGGCCGGCCGTAACTGGCACAAGGGCGTCGCCGGACGGCTGGCCCCGTTGATCAGCGTCTTTTCGTCCGACCCGGAACGTGGGAACACATATCATCCAAAGGCAGACGTACTGCGCGACTTCTGGTCTTACGGACCGACACAGGTGGACCTGCGCTCGAGCCTGCACGTCGAAGTCGGCTAA
- a CDS encoding polysaccharide deacetylase family protein → MITLDSGEAPRFWVTVDTEEDFDWDAPFARTGYRLASVPALAECQGYFDRAGVKPIYLVDWPIVADDRAAEILGAARQAGRCEIGAQLHPWVTPPHDEEVGERNSYTGNLPAGLQRAKMTALRDAIRDRFGVQPIAYRAGRYGLGPDTAAMLAELGFRCDTSVRSGFDYRAGHGPDYRDAPLHPWWVGAGQSAVLEIPVTTVFGGALGRAGRSVYHRVARDGTHAGAALARLGLVERIALTPEGIPVERACRAIDIAVDLRLPVLNFSFHSPSLQPGNTPYVRSQADLDLFYRWWDVVLEHLARRGVEPTTVAEILAMAERKAAR, encoded by the coding sequence TTGATCACACTGGATTCGGGCGAGGCGCCGCGTTTCTGGGTGACGGTCGACACCGAGGAGGATTTCGACTGGGACGCGCCCTTCGCGCGCACCGGCTATCGCCTCGCGTCGGTCCCCGCGCTCGCCGAATGCCAGGGCTATTTCGATCGTGCGGGGGTAAAGCCCATCTATCTCGTCGACTGGCCGATCGTCGCCGACGACCGTGCGGCCGAAATACTCGGCGCCGCGCGGCAGGCAGGGCGTTGCGAGATCGGGGCGCAGCTTCACCCGTGGGTGACGCCGCCGCACGACGAAGAGGTCGGCGAGCGGAACAGCTATACCGGCAATCTGCCCGCGGGTCTGCAACGCGCGAAGATGACCGCGCTGCGCGATGCGATCCGCGACCGGTTCGGCGTCCAGCCGATCGCCTATCGGGCGGGGCGCTACGGCCTTGGCCCGGATACGGCGGCGATGCTTGCCGAATTGGGATTCCGCTGCGACACGTCGGTTCGTAGCGGTTTCGATTATCGCGCGGGCCATGGCCCCGACTATCGCGACGCGCCGCTTCATCCCTGGTGGGTCGGGGCGGGGCAGAGCGCCGTGCTCGAGATTCCGGTGACGACCGTGTTCGGCGGGGCGCTCGGCCGCGCGGGGCGCAGCGTCTATCACCGGGTCGCGCGCGATGGCACGCACGCCGGCGCCGCGCTCGCGCGTCTCGGGCTCGTCGAGCGGATCGCGCTGACCCCCGAGGGCATTCCTGTCGAGCGCGCGTGCAGGGCGATCGACATCGCCGTCGACCTTCGTCTGCCGGTGCTGAACTTCTCCTTTCATTCGCCGTCGCTGCAGCCGGGCAACACGCCCTATGTCCGCAGTCAGGCCGACCTCGATCTTTTCTATCGTTGGTGGGATGTGGTGCTTGAACATCTCGCGCGGCGCGGGGTCGAGCCGACCACCGTCGCCGAAATATTGGCGATGGCCGAACGCAAGGCGGCGCGCTGA
- the ettA gene encoding energy-dependent translational throttle protein EttA, which translates to MAAQYSFVMKGLTKTYPGAQKPTLNNLSLQFYPDAKIGIVGPNGTGKSTLMKIMGGIDKDFTGEAWPGEGVTVGYLAQEPQLDPTKTVKENVMDGVRPVADMMDRFNEISALMADPPADADFDALMEEMGTLQEKIDAVDGWTLDNQLEIAMEALRCPPGDWSVENLSGGEKRRIALTRLLLEKPSILLLDEPTNHLDAESVAWLEKHLVDYPGNVILVTHDRYFLDNVVNWILELDRGRYFVYEGNYSTYLEKKGKRLEQEAREDQGRQKAIKDELEWIRQSPKARQAKSKARIKSFDQLVEAQENRAPGKAQIVIQVPERLGGKVIEVSNISKAYGDKLLFEDLSFTLPPGGIVGVIGPNGAGKSTLFKLITGQEQPDNGSVSIGDTVRLGYVDQSRDALDPNKNVWEEISGGHDMMNIGKHEMQTRAYVGAFNFKGTDQQKKVGQLSGGERNRVHMAKMLKQGGNVLLLDEPTNDLDTETLAALEEALENFAGCAVVISHDRFFLDRLATHILAFEGDSHVEWFEGNFESYEEDKIRRLGEGATRPHATTYKKLSR; encoded by the coding sequence ATGGCCGCCCAATATAGTTTCGTGATGAAGGGTCTGACCAAGACTTATCCCGGCGCGCAGAAGCCGACGCTGAACAACCTCAGCCTGCAATTCTATCCCGACGCCAAGATCGGCATCGTCGGCCCGAACGGCACCGGCAAGTCGACGCTGATGAAGATCATGGGCGGCATAGACAAGGATTTCACCGGCGAAGCCTGGCCCGGCGAAGGGGTCACCGTCGGCTATCTGGCGCAGGAGCCGCAGCTCGACCCGACCAAGACGGTCAAGGAAAATGTCATGGACGGCGTGCGCCCGGTTGCCGACATGATGGATCGTTTCAACGAGATCAGCGCGCTGATGGCCGACCCGCCCGCCGACGCCGATTTCGACGCGCTCATGGAAGAAATGGGCACGCTCCAGGAAAAGATCGACGCGGTCGACGGCTGGACGCTCGACAACCAGCTCGAAATCGCAATGGAGGCGCTGCGCTGCCCGCCGGGCGACTGGAGCGTCGAAAATCTGTCGGGCGGTGAAAAGCGCCGCATCGCGCTCACCCGCCTGCTGCTCGAAAAACCTTCGATCCTGCTGCTCGACGAACCGACCAACCATCTGGACGCCGAAAGCGTCGCCTGGCTCGAAAAGCATCTGGTCGATTATCCGGGCAACGTGATCCTCGTCACCCACGACCGCTATTTTCTCGACAATGTCGTGAACTGGATCCTCGAACTCGATCGCGGCCGCTATTTCGTCTACGAAGGCAATTATTCGACCTACCTCGAAAAGAAGGGCAAGCGCCTCGAACAGGAAGCGCGCGAGGATCAGGGCCGTCAGAAGGCGATCAAGGACGAACTCGAGTGGATCCGGCAGTCGCCCAAGGCACGCCAGGCCAAGTCGAAGGCGCGTATCAAATCGTTCGACCAGCTCGTCGAGGCGCAGGAAAACCGTGCGCCCGGCAAGGCGCAGATCGTCATTCAGGTTCCCGAACGCCTCGGCGGCAAGGTGATCGAGGTCAGCAATATCTCGAAGGCCTATGGCGACAAGCTATTGTTCGAAGACCTGTCCTTCACGCTGCCGCCGGGCGGCATTGTTGGCGTCATCGGCCCCAACGGTGCAGGTAAATCGACGCTGTTCAAGCTGATCACCGGGCAGGAACAGCCCGACAATGGCAGCGTTTCGATCGGCGACACGGTGCGCCTCGGCTATGTCGATCAGAGCCGCGACGCGCTCGACCCGAACAAGAATGTCTGGGAAGAAATTTCGGGCGGGCACGACATGATGAATATCGGCAAGCACGAGATGCAGACGCGCGCCTATGTCGGCGCCTTCAACTTCAAGGGCACCGACCAGCAGAAGAAGGTCGGGCAGCTATCGGGCGGTGAACGCAACCGCGTCCATATGGCCAAGATGCTGAAGCAGGGCGGCAACGTGCTGCTGCTCGACGAACCGACCAACGACCTCGATACCGAAACGCTCGCGGCGCTCGAAGAAGCGCTCGAAAATTTCGCGGGTTGCGCGGTTGTCATCAGCCACGACCGCTTCTTCCTTGATCGCCTCGCGACGCACATCCTCGCGTTCGAAGGCGACAGCCATGTCGAATGGTTCGAAGGCAATTTCGAATCCTATGAGGAGGACAAGATCCGCCGTCTGGGCGAAGGCGCGACGCGCCCGCACGCGACAACCTACAAGAAGCTGTCTCGCTAA
- a CDS encoding M20 family peptidase, with amino-acid sequence MAKRRTILAGGLVIIAIGAGTVAVRTATFVPKDIADGSDVRLVAAPAYDLDAAVAHLSAAAQIRTISHQDAADNDIGEWDKLHAWLGSTYPATHEAMTRTILPNRTLIYHWPGGDASLAPIIVMAHQDVVPVTGGTERDWKYPPFAGTIAENAIWGRGTVDDKGSLVGLFEAIEALAVQGFQPKRGIYLVSGHDEEAGGSGAAAAAARLKAEGVRALYTLDEGSVVLRDTPLINGPAILIGVAEKGYATLKVTANAPGGHSSMPPAETGVTTLARAVLDITEKPFPIEMRGPGAAMVEALAAHKGGTTKMAVANKWLLGYLVKNQLASSPSSAAAFHTTIAPTMLEGSPKENVLPQSATALINYRIAPWNSSADVMARAKAAVGDAPVELSWVKPPNEPSRVSSSSSQGWKYIVAAARADAPDAVVAPYLVVAATDSRSMEPISEDVYRFMPMHFTLKETAMIHGTNEHMTIDSFKRMIDFYARLIATSAG; translated from the coding sequence ATGGCGAAGCGGCGGACGATCCTGGCCGGGGGGCTTGTGATCATTGCAATTGGAGCGGGAACGGTTGCGGTGCGCACTGCGACCTTTGTACCGAAGGATATTGCCGACGGCAGCGATGTGCGGCTTGTGGCGGCGCCTGCCTATGATCTCGACGCAGCGGTCGCGCATCTGAGCGCCGCGGCGCAGATCCGGACGATCTCGCATCAGGACGCGGCCGATAACGACATCGGCGAATGGGACAAGCTGCACGCGTGGCTTGGGTCGACCTATCCCGCGACGCACGAGGCGATGACGCGCACGATCCTGCCGAACCGCACCCTCATATATCACTGGCCGGGCGGCGACGCGTCGCTGGCGCCGATCATCGTCATGGCGCATCAGGACGTGGTGCCGGTGACCGGGGGAACCGAAAGGGACTGGAAATACCCCCCCTTTGCCGGGACGATCGCCGAAAATGCGATCTGGGGGCGGGGCACCGTCGACGACAAGGGATCGCTCGTCGGCCTGTTCGAAGCGATCGAGGCGCTCGCAGTGCAGGGTTTCCAGCCGAAGCGCGGCATCTATCTCGTTTCGGGCCATGACGAAGAAGCGGGCGGATCGGGCGCCGCTGCGGCTGCTGCCAGGCTGAAGGCCGAAGGCGTTCGCGCGCTCTATACGCTCGACGAAGGCAGCGTCGTACTGCGCGATACGCCGCTTATCAACGGCCCCGCCATCCTGATCGGCGTGGCCGAAAAGGGCTATGCGACACTGAAAGTCACCGCCAACGCGCCGGGCGGTCACAGTTCGATGCCGCCCGCCGAAACCGGCGTCACGACGCTCGCGCGCGCGGTGCTCGATATTACCGAAAAGCCGTTCCCGATCGAAATGCGCGGCCCCGGAGCGGCGATGGTCGAGGCGCTCGCCGCGCACAAGGGCGGGACGACAAAGATGGCCGTCGCCAACAAATGGCTGCTCGGCTACCTCGTCAAGAACCAGCTTGCCTCGTCGCCGTCATCGGCTGCCGCCTTTCACACCACGATCGCGCCGACGATGCTGGAGGGCAGTCCCAAGGAGAATGTGCTGCCGCAGTCGGCGACGGCGCTGATCAACTATCGAATCGCGCCGTGGAACAGCTCGGCCGACGTCATGGCGCGCGCGAAAGCCGCCGTGGGCGACGCGCCGGTCGAGCTGAGCTGGGTCAAGCCGCCGAACGAGCCGTCGCGCGTGTCGTCGAGCAGTTCGCAGGGCTGGAAGTATATCGTCGCGGCAGCGCGCGCCGATGCGCCCGATGCCGTCGTCGCGCCTTATCTGGTCGTCGCCGCGACCGACAGCCGCAGCATGGAGCCGATCTCGGAGGATGTGTACCGCTTCATGCCGATGCACTTCACGCTGAAGGAAACGGCGATGATCCACGGCACCAACGAACATATGACGATCGACAGCTTCAAGCGCATGATCGATTTCTATGCGCGGTTGATTGCGACGTCTGCGGGATAG
- a CDS encoding PaaI family thioesterase — MDADALNAFLGDAFPHAEPGSRGHVVSAAPGHVQARMDPTDKALRPGGLISGPTQMGFADMAAYALVLAHIGPVAMAVTSALNYQFLRPCRPGPLFADAFMLRLGKRLAVMDVRIWTDDADRPVGQANVTYAIP; from the coding sequence ATGGACGCGGACGCGCTCAACGCTTTTCTCGGTGATGCCTTCCCCCACGCCGAGCCGGGCTCGCGCGGCCATGTCGTTTCCGCCGCGCCCGGCCATGTGCAGGCGCGGATGGACCCGACCGACAAGGCGCTGCGCCCCGGAGGACTCATCTCTGGGCCGACGCAGATGGGTTTCGCCGACATGGCGGCCTATGCGCTCGTCCTCGCGCATATCGGTCCGGTCGCGATGGCGGTGACGAGCGCGCTCAATTACCAGTTCCTGCGGCCATGCCGCCCAGGACCCCTGTTTGCCGACGCGTTCATGTTGCGCCTTGGCAAGCGGCTCGCGGTGATGGATGTGCGGATATGGACCGACGATGCCGACCGGCCCGTCGGGCAGGCGAATGTGACTTACGCGATTCCCTGA
- a CDS encoding M20/M25/M40 family metallo-hydrolase yields the protein MTNPIPARLLALAGTSLALLSTPLSASIPPPPGAAELAQRGDDIAWSITEDLTTEIGPRMAGTEAEAAARRWAVARLQSMGFSNVRDEPFDMPVWVRGEEDAWLTSPFLPQKVAITALGTSASTGAKGIEGDIAYFESFDALVAAPERRVKGKIVFIDHQMAPAQDGSGYGYYGRGRFTGANVAAKKGAIATVIRAIGTDDHRVPHTGGTNFEPGVKPIPAGAISNPDADQLVRQWKRAQQMRKSETEMGYVPEPLRMKLVLTPQNLGTKQSGNVIAEVPGRDPAASPVVVACHLDSWDLGTGAIDDAAGCAIVAAAAKHVMTAGQPRRTIRILWAGAEEVGVFGGKAYFEKHGTEKHAVALESDFGADRVWRIDFKLPDSATALADRLAAAVMPFGVVRGKQAANGGADIGALVQAGVPAIDLAQDGTRYFDLHHTPDDTLDKIDPVQLRQNVVVWSAVLAILANSADSELP from the coding sequence ATGACGAACCCGATCCCCGCCCGCCTCCTCGCGCTCGCCGGTACGAGCCTTGCCCTCCTCTCAACGCCGCTGTCGGCGTCGATTCCGCCGCCACCGGGCGCCGCCGAGCTGGCGCAGCGCGGCGACGATATCGCCTGGTCGATCACCGAGGACCTCACGACCGAGATCGGTCCGCGCATGGCCGGCACCGAAGCCGAGGCCGCCGCACGCCGCTGGGCGGTCGCGCGGCTGCAATCGATGGGTTTCTCCAATGTCCGCGACGAGCCTTTCGATATGCCGGTATGGGTGCGCGGCGAGGAGGATGCGTGGCTTACGAGCCCCTTCCTGCCGCAAAAGGTCGCGATCACCGCGCTCGGTACCAGCGCCTCGACCGGGGCCAAGGGCATTGAGGGCGACATCGCCTATTTCGAGAGTTTCGACGCGCTTGTCGCGGCGCCCGAGCGTCGGGTGAAGGGCAAGATCGTCTTCATCGATCACCAGATGGCGCCTGCGCAGGACGGCAGCGGCTACGGCTATTATGGCCGCGGCCGCTTCACCGGCGCCAATGTCGCGGCGAAGAAGGGCGCGATCGCGACCGTCATCCGCGCGATCGGCACCGACGATCATCGGGTTCCGCACACCGGCGGCACCAATTTCGAGCCCGGCGTGAAGCCTATTCCCGCCGGCGCGATCTCGAACCCCGATGCTGACCAGCTCGTTCGCCAATGGAAGCGCGCGCAGCAGATGCGCAAGAGCGAGACCGAGATGGGCTATGTTCCCGAACCGCTGCGCATGAAGCTCGTCCTCACCCCGCAGAACCTCGGGACAAAACAGTCAGGCAATGTCATCGCCGAAGTTCCGGGCCGCGACCCCGCCGCGAGCCCGGTGGTCGTCGCCTGCCACCTTGACAGCTGGGATCTCGGCACCGGCGCGATCGATGACGCGGCGGGTTGCGCGATCGTCGCGGCCGCCGCCAAGCATGTAATGACCGCCGGCCAGCCGCGCCGCACGATCCGCATCCTGTGGGCGGGCGCCGAGGAAGTCGGCGTGTTCGGCGGCAAAGCTTATTTCGAGAAGCACGGGACCGAAAAGCACGCGGTCGCGCTCGAATCCGATTTCGGTGCCGATCGCGTGTGGCGCATCGACTTCAAGCTGCCCGACAGCGCGACGGCGCTCGCCGACCGGCTGGCGGCCGCGGTGATGCCGTTCGGCGTCGTTCGCGGCAAGCAGGCAGCGAATGGCGGCGCCGACATCGGCGCGCTCGTCCAGGCCGGCGTCCCGGCGATCGACCTGGCCCAGGATGGCACGCGTTATTTCGACCTGCACCACACGCCCGACGATACGCTCGACAAGATCGACCCTGTTCAGTTGCGGCAAAATGTGGTGGTCTGGAGCGCGGTTCTGGCGATTCTCGCGAACAGCGCGGATAGCGAACTTCCGTGA
- a CDS encoding DUF2235 domain-containing protein yields the protein MAKGAVTMPGKRLVLLLDGTWNSSEDNTSVWRLSQLVAPRDAAGVAQLCYYTAGVGTPRGERIRGGALGYGLDRDVIGAYRWLMGHYDQGDQIFLFGFSRGAFTARSVAGMIARCGLLRPGSPLSVEELYERYRLDDKAPSFVELHQTKNLPPAEKRLLRHSRRVPIKMIGVWDTVGALGIPFGNTPGISRRRFGFHNTRLSAIFEHAYHALALDEHRAAFAPTLWTRFTPATPDPPGKRRVRPTIVEQRWFAGAHANVGGGIAGDDLPQLPLAWLMKKAGALGLAWRGEVVPTGYEIAAPINDSFKSFLWGFYPALKFWRRFHRRIAAPAVEDDKGSWLSVNETIDASVFDRWRKLTGYALPGPKPRRKVADYRPKDLQRWAAELGVEPGKLLGTVDARTGAVIEPPTPPKRRAPRSSQLAKNKGTR from the coding sequence ATGGCAAAAGGGGCCGTGACCATGCCGGGCAAGCGGCTCGTCCTCCTGCTCGACGGCACCTGGAACAGCTCCGAGGACAATACGAGCGTCTGGCGGCTGAGCCAGCTCGTCGCACCGCGGGACGCGGCGGGCGTTGCGCAGCTTTGCTATTACACCGCCGGGGTCGGCACCCCGCGCGGCGAGCGCATCCGGGGCGGTGCGCTTGGCTATGGCCTCGATCGCGACGTCATCGGCGCCTATCGCTGGCTGATGGGCCACTATGATCAGGGCGACCAGATCTTCCTCTTTGGCTTCAGCCGCGGTGCCTTCACCGCACGCAGCGTTGCGGGAATGATCGCACGTTGCGGGCTGCTCCGCCCCGGTTCGCCGCTTTCGGTCGAGGAACTTTACGAACGCTACCGGCTCGACGACAAGGCGCCCTCCTTCGTCGAACTGCACCAGACGAAAAACCTGCCGCCCGCGGAAAAGCGGCTGCTGCGCCACTCGCGGCGGGTGCCTATCAAGATGATCGGCGTCTGGGACACCGTCGGCGCACTCGGCATTCCGTTCGGCAATACTCCGGGGATCAGCCGTCGGCGCTTCGGCTTTCACAATACCCGGCTATCGGCAATTTTCGAGCATGCCTATCATGCCCTCGCGCTCGACGAGCATCGCGCGGCCTTCGCGCCGACGCTCTGGACCCGCTTCACGCCCGCCACACCCGACCCGCCGGGCAAGCGCCGCGTCCGGCCGACGATCGTCGAGCAACGCTGGTTCGCGGGCGCCCACGCCAATGTCGGCGGCGGCATCGCCGGCGACGACCTGCCGCAGCTTCCGCTCGCGTGGCTGATGAAAAAGGCCGGCGCCCTGGGCCTCGCCTGGCGCGGCGAGGTCGTTCCCACGGGCTATGAGATCGCCGCGCCGATCAACGACAGTTTCAAAAGCTTCCTGTGGGGTTTCTATCCCGCCCTCAAATTCTGGCGCCGCTTTCACCGCCGAATTGCCGCCCCCGCCGTCGAGGACGACAAAGGGTCGTGGCTGAGCGTCAACGAAACAATCGACGCCAGCGTCTTCGACCGCTGGCGCAAATTGACGGGCTACGCTCTTCCCGGCCCCAAGCCTCGCCGCAAGGTTGCGGATTATCGTCCCAAGGACCTCCAGCGCTGGGCGGCCGAGCTCGGCGTTGAACCGGGCAAGTTGCTTGGAACGGTCGATGCGCGAACGGGCGCAGTGATCGAGCCGCCGACGCCGCCCAAACGCCGCGCGCCGCGAAGCTCTCAGCTCGCGAAAAACAAGGGCACGCGATGA